In Nitrospinota bacterium, the genomic window CCAGCGGATGGTCATTTGAAACCAGATGAAGAAAATCACCTTGCCGAAAAACACACCGACATGAATTAGCATTACGATGATGTTTGAGCCGGTTGTACCTAAAAAGTCGAACATCGAGATCAAGCCGGCAGTGGTCACGAAAGGAATGTGCCATGCGCCGAAAAACAGAACCGTTACGATGGCGCCAATGGTCACCATTTCGATAAATTCCGCCATGAAAAACATGCCAAACTTGAGTCCGCTGTATTCAGTAAAATATCCTGCAACCAGCTCTGATTCTGCTTCGGGAGCGTCGAAAGGAATCCGCTTGTTTTCAGCGATGGATGCAGCCAAAAACATGAAAAATCCTAACGGTTGAAGAAAAATTCCCCAGCGGAAAAAGTCTTCCTGAATAGCTCCAATCACCGTGAGCTTCATTGAGCTGTACACCATGAGGACCCCGATAATGGTCAAACCCATGGTCACTTCGTAGGAAATCATCTGCGACGCGGTTCGCATGGAACCCAAAAGTGACCAGTTGTTGTTTGAACTCCATCCGGCGACCACGTACCCGTAAGTGGCGATTGATGCGATGGCAAAGACAAACAACAAGCCCACATCCA contains:
- the nuoH gene encoding NADH-quinone oxidoreductase subunit NuoH, producing the protein MLVDFIITFIKILFILGVTVCFFAPILTWVERKQSAIMQDRVGANRADILGFTALGLFHAIADALKMFTKEDFIPDGANRMLHTLSPIIALIPAILTFAVIPFGGSYNIFGKEVSLVISDLDVGLLFVFAIASIATYGYVVAGWSSNNNWSLLGSMRTASQMISYEVTMGLTIIGVLMVYSSMKLTVIGAIQEDFFRWGIFLQPLGFFMFLAASIAENKRIPFDAPEAESELVAGYFTEYSGLKFGMFFMAEFIEMVTIGAIVTVLFFGAWHIPFVTTAGLISMFDFLGTTGSNIIVMLIHVGVFFGKVIFFIWFQMTIRWTLPRFRYDQIMKLGWKILLPLSLANIVITGIVILALQ